One Paraburkholderia aromaticivorans genomic region harbors:
- the otsA gene encoding alpha,alpha-trehalose-phosphate synthase (UDP-forming), with amino-acid sequence MSRLIIVSNRVAPISEGGPAAGGLAVGVYDALKETGGMWFGWSGDVLSSGQPQIKVEERGPVTFATIALMRRDYDQYYRGFSNATLWPAFHYRADLLQYDRHDFEGYCRVNAWLAQQLVPLLREDDVIWVHDYHLIPFAQALRAAGVKNRIGFFLHIPFPASQVLLAVPPHRELVEALCSFDLLGFQTAPDLRAFCDYIVNEANGSVDASAKGPLTIHAFGRTLRAAAYPIGVYPDEIAELAKAGERGKPVRTMKATLHSRKLIMSVDRLDYSKGLVERFRAFERLLEHATAQRNKVSFLQIAPPTRADMHAYQDIRLQLEGESGRINGRFAELDWTPILYIHKQYERSVLAALFRTAHVGYVTPLRDGMNLVAKEYVSAQDPENPGVLVLSRFAGAAQELDGALIVNPVDIDGMAEALARALGMPLAERQARHRDMMVQLRENNVSVWRDNFMRDLQGVAGAKSTRSGKARAVPGKKAARETQAG; translated from the coding sequence ATGAGCCGACTGATCATCGTATCGAACCGGGTTGCGCCGATCTCGGAGGGCGGCCCGGCGGCGGGTGGTCTGGCGGTCGGCGTGTACGACGCGCTGAAGGAAACCGGCGGCATGTGGTTCGGCTGGAGCGGCGACGTGCTCAGCTCGGGCCAGCCGCAGATCAAGGTCGAGGAACGCGGCCCGGTGACCTTCGCGACCATCGCGCTGATGCGCCGCGATTACGATCAGTACTATCGTGGCTTCTCGAACGCCACGCTGTGGCCGGCGTTCCACTATCGCGCCGACTTGCTGCAGTACGACCGGCACGACTTCGAGGGCTACTGCCGCGTCAATGCGTGGCTCGCGCAACAACTCGTGCCGCTGCTGCGCGAAGACGACGTGATCTGGGTCCACGACTACCATCTGATTCCGTTCGCGCAGGCGCTGCGCGCCGCGGGCGTGAAGAACCGCATCGGCTTTTTCCTGCACATTCCGTTTCCGGCTTCGCAGGTGCTGCTGGCGGTGCCGCCGCATCGCGAACTGGTCGAAGCGCTGTGTTCGTTCGATTTGCTCGGCTTCCAGACGGCGCCGGATCTGCGCGCGTTCTGCGACTACATCGTCAATGAGGCGAACGGCTCGGTCGACGCATCCGCGAAAGGCCCGCTGACGATCCACGCGTTCGGCCGCACGCTGCGCGCGGCGGCGTATCCGATCGGCGTCTATCCGGACGAGATCGCCGAACTCGCGAAAGCGGGTGAGCGCGGCAAACCGGTGCGCACCATGAAGGCGACGCTGCATTCGCGCAAGCTGATCATGAGCGTGGACCGGCTCGACTATTCGAAGGGACTGGTCGAACGTTTTCGCGCTTTCGAGCGTCTGCTCGAACACGCGACCGCGCAACGTAACAAGGTGTCGTTCCTGCAGATTGCGCCGCCGACGCGCGCCGACATGCACGCGTATCAGGACATTCGCTTGCAGCTCGAAGGGGAGTCGGGGCGCATCAATGGGCGCTTCGCCGAACTGGACTGGACGCCGATTCTCTACATCCACAAGCAGTACGAGCGCTCGGTGCTGGCCGCGCTGTTCCGCACCGCGCATGTCGGCTATGTCACGCCGTTGCGCGATGGCATGAACCTCGTCGCCAAGGAGTATGTGTCGGCGCAGGATCCGGAAAATCCCGGCGTGCTCGTGTTGTCGCGCTTTGCCGGCGCCGCGCAGGAACTGGACGGCGCGCTGATCGTCAATCCGGTCGATATCGACGGCATGGCCGAGGCGCTCGCACGGGCGCTCGGCATGCCGCTCGCGGAGCGTCAGGCGCGTCATCGCGACATGATGGTGCAGTTGCGCGAGAACAATGTGTCGGTGTGGCGCGATAACTTCATGCGCGATTTGCAGGGCGTCGCTGGTGCAAAGAGCACCCGAAGCGGGAAGGCGCGCGCCGTGCCGGGGAAAAAGGCGGCGCGCGAAACTCAGGCCGGGTAG
- the otsB gene encoding trehalose-phosphatase, giving the protein MQALPAVLSPSETAFFFDFDGTLVELAPTPDGVLVQPRVIDLLSELRSLTNGAVAVVSGRGIDSIDSFLAMPDLPIAGLHGAERRDANGDTQRIGFHDERLLRMEQVLAQVVNENAGMLLEIKGAAVALHYRNAPDRETVAREATERLVADYAGSYVLQPGKMVYEIKPKDVDKGRALRAFLDEPPFVGRKPVFAGDDLTDEKGFAVVNERGGVSIKVGPGETMARTRIESVSDLLDWLASIVAAARTA; this is encoded by the coding sequence ATGCAAGCACTTCCGGCTGTTCTGTCTCCGAGCGAGACGGCATTTTTCTTCGATTTCGACGGCACGCTCGTCGAACTGGCCCCCACGCCGGACGGCGTGCTGGTGCAACCTCGCGTGATCGATTTGCTGAGCGAGTTGCGCAGTCTGACAAACGGCGCGGTGGCGGTCGTGTCGGGCCGCGGTATCGACAGCATCGACAGTTTTCTCGCCATGCCCGATCTGCCGATTGCCGGCCTGCACGGCGCCGAGCGGCGCGACGCGAACGGCGACACGCAGCGCATCGGCTTCCACGACGAGCGGCTGCTGCGCATGGAGCAGGTGCTTGCGCAGGTGGTCAACGAGAACGCCGGCATGCTGCTCGAGATCAAGGGCGCGGCCGTGGCGCTGCACTACCGGAATGCGCCGGATCGCGAGACCGTGGCGCGCGAGGCGACCGAGCGGCTGGTGGCCGATTACGCCGGCTCCTACGTGCTGCAGCCGGGCAAGATGGTCTACGAAATCAAACCTAAAGATGTCGATAAGGGTCGCGCGCTGCGCGCGTTCCTCGACGAGCCGCCGTTCGTCGGCCGCAAGCCGGTCTTTGCCGGTGATGATCTGACCGACGAGAAAGGCTTCGCCGTCGTCAACGAACGCGGCGGCGTGTCGATCAAGGTTGGTCCCGGCGAGACGATGGCGCGTACGCGAATCGAGTCGGTGTCCGACCTGCTCGATTGGCTGGCATCGATCGTCGCGGCGGCGCGCACCGCATGA
- a CDS encoding SCO family protein, which produces MLGALTVLAGCTHRTETWQLTNVTGHLPDLDFTLTGDDGRPVNGDSFKGRTSLVYFGYTHCPDVCPETMGRLMQVLGKLGPDAQKVRILFITVDPARDTAQALHDYVGAFDAKHAEGLTGTDWQIESLAKRYRVAYQMEKRDPSGNYEVTHSSAVYVFDSQGHARLLATDHDTPDAIAQDLRRIVDDRS; this is translated from the coding sequence ATGCTGGGCGCGCTGACGGTGCTCGCCGGCTGCACGCATCGCACGGAAACGTGGCAATTGACCAATGTGACCGGCCATCTGCCGGATCTCGATTTCACGCTGACCGGCGACGATGGCCGCCCGGTCAACGGCGATTCGTTCAAGGGCCGCACCTCGCTTGTCTATTTCGGCTACACGCATTGCCCGGACGTCTGTCCTGAAACGATGGGCCGGCTGATGCAGGTGCTCGGCAAGCTCGGCCCCGACGCGCAGAAGGTGCGCATCCTGTTCATCACCGTCGATCCCGCGCGCGACACGGCGCAGGCCTTGCACGATTACGTCGGCGCCTTCGACGCGAAACACGCCGAAGGGCTGACCGGCACCGACTGGCAGATCGAGTCGCTCGCCAAGCGTTACCGCGTCGCCTATCAGATGGAAAAGCGCGACCCCTCCGGCAACTATGAAGTCACCCATAGTTCCGCCGTCTATGTGTTCGACAGCCAGGGCCACGCGCGCCTGCTGGCCACCGACCACGACACGCCCGATGCGATCGCACAAGACCTGCGACGCATTGTCGATGACCGTTCCTGA
- a CDS encoding copper chaperone PCu(A)C, with the protein MSIKIKTFAALSCALALSFGVASTAQAAGANAISVKDAWVRWLPNNLPAAGYVTLVNASDKPVDLVDISSNDYGDAMLHQTVSNGSSQKMVMVDKLTVPAHGQVAIAPGGYHVMLEDAKHKVAPGDTVHLKLKFSDGETLDTPFAVKSPAQTK; encoded by the coding sequence ATGTCGATCAAGATCAAAACGTTCGCTGCACTGAGTTGCGCCCTCGCCCTTTCGTTCGGTGTCGCATCGACCGCGCAAGCGGCGGGCGCCAATGCGATCAGCGTGAAGGACGCGTGGGTCCGCTGGCTGCCCAACAACCTGCCCGCCGCCGGCTATGTGACGCTCGTCAACGCGAGCGACAAACCGGTCGATCTCGTCGATATCTCCAGCAACGACTACGGCGACGCGATGCTGCATCAGACCGTGTCGAACGGTTCGTCGCAGAAGATGGTGATGGTCGACAAGCTGACGGTGCCCGCGCACGGTCAGGTGGCGATCGCGCCCGGCGGCTATCACGTGATGCTCGAAGACGCAAAGCACAAGGTCGCGCCGGGCGATACCGTGCATCTCAAGCTCAAATTCTCCGACGGCGAAACGCTCGACACGCCGTTCGCCGTCAAGTCGCCGGCGCAAACCAAGTAA
- a CDS encoding cytochrome c oxidase assembly protein, translating to MNPLYWLDPWEFSPTVVIALLVPAILFVRGARKAKVSVARRISFWFGLVALYVALHTRLDYFFEHEFFMHRAQHLVLHHLGPFFIALSYPGAALRAGIPFDWRQRFVRPALETPVVRKLLDVVMHPVVAVTLFVGLIYFWLMSPIHFMAMLDWRLYRVMNWSMVIDGLLFWWLVLDPRPAPPARLSPGKRVLVVIAAIPPQIILGAFIFFTPHELYPIYSICGRAFTWLSPMRDQQIGGLLLWIPGSMMSVIGALLALRHWMRLSARGRLHSERRAKATQTPAPTASASAPARGQH from the coding sequence ATGAATCCGCTCTACTGGCTCGATCCCTGGGAGTTTTCGCCGACCGTCGTGATCGCGTTGCTGGTGCCCGCGATCCTGTTCGTGCGTGGCGCGCGTAAAGCGAAGGTGTCGGTTGCGCGGCGTATCTCCTTCTGGTTCGGACTGGTGGCGTTATACGTCGCGTTGCATACGCGGCTCGATTATTTCTTCGAGCATGAGTTCTTCATGCATCGCGCGCAGCATCTGGTGCTGCATCACCTCGGGCCGTTCTTCATCGCGCTGTCGTATCCGGGCGCGGCGTTGCGCGCGGGTATTCCGTTCGATTGGCGGCAGCGCTTCGTGCGACCCGCGCTGGAAACACCGGTGGTGCGCAAGCTGCTCGACGTGGTGATGCATCCCGTGGTCGCGGTCACGTTGTTCGTCGGGCTGATCTACTTCTGGCTGATGTCGCCGATTCACTTCATGGCGATGCTCGACTGGCGTCTTTATCGCGTGATGAACTGGAGCATGGTGATCGACGGCCTGCTGTTCTGGTGGCTCGTGCTCGATCCGCGTCCCGCGCCACCGGCGCGTCTGTCGCCGGGCAAGCGCGTGCTGGTGGTGATCGCCGCGATTCCGCCGCAGATCATTCTCGGCGCCTTCATCTTCTTCACGCCGCACGAGCTGTATCCGATCTACTCGATCTGCGGCCGCGCGTTCACATGGTTGAGCCCGATGCGCGATCAGCAGATCGGCGGGCTGTTGCTGTGGATTCCGGGTTCGATGATGAGCGTGATCGGCGCGCTGCTCGCCTTGCGTCACTGGATGCGGCTGTCGGCGCGCGGACGTTTGCATAGCGAACGGCGCGCGAAAGCTACGCAGACTCCAGCACCCACGGCGTCGGCGTCGGCGCCGGCGCGCGGCCAGCACTGA
- a CDS encoding GNAT family N-acetyltransferase produces MTEPQQTAATRLAQLDWRWKSFDELTGVEVYTMLGARSAVFVVEQNCLYGDIDGLDMDAWHLLVYGPDEQRPALAGYLRVLLPDADDTDIRIGRVLTTAEFRGIGLGNAMLERSLMHIRAQWPRTPIRLHAQAHLQGFYGAFGFAPVSEIHEEDGIPHVWMRSA; encoded by the coding sequence ATGACTGAACCGCAGCAAACCGCCGCCACGCGGCTGGCGCAACTTGATTGGCGCTGGAAATCCTTCGACGAACTCACGGGCGTCGAGGTCTATACGATGCTGGGTGCACGCAGCGCGGTGTTCGTCGTCGAGCAGAACTGCTTGTACGGCGATATCGATGGGCTCGATATGGATGCGTGGCATCTGCTGGTGTATGGCCCCGATGAACAACGCCCGGCGCTCGCGGGTTATCTGCGCGTGCTGCTGCCCGACGCGGACGACACCGATATCCGCATCGGCCGCGTGCTGACGACCGCCGAATTCCGCGGCATCGGGCTGGGCAATGCGATGCTTGAGCGGTCGCTGATGCATATTCGCGCGCAGTGGCCTCGCACGCCGATCCGGTTGCATGCGCAGGCGCATCTGCAAGGTTTCTATGGTGCGTTCGGTTTCGCGCCGGTTTCAGAGATTCACGAAGAAGACGGCATCCCGCATGTGTGGATGCGGTCGGCCTGA